A genomic window from Erythrobacter sp. BLCC-B19 includes:
- a CDS encoding TonB-dependent receptor family protein, with the protein MQTIAFRRALLCATTCAAAATLVPATAHAQGIGQRQDEIIVTAARQGTPTAPTPEAARAELERVPGATGLVEDEGFADIFAQSIGDALELTPGVFADTSAPRESRISVRGSGLNSSFERRGLTVLRDGVPISRASGATEFQEVDPLTVRYMEVFKGANGLRYGAASLGGAVNIVSPTGRTARAPISLRAEGGSFDTFRANAALSGTSGDVDYWGGITGLTSDGYREHSDVRSLYGHANLGWRVSDTIETRFYVTGLSDNFELAGSLRLADALANPRAAGRPVTAGPVVLDPGPVADDWDRNLDVYRVSNLTVIELGSTDLELGAWYARRNLDHAITRFAGIIVQGEDEVGVSARLAGTLPILADQSRWQLGAIYAAASNDAKTFANNAGARGALRTRADQDSQTLSIYGQADLGLTEQVTLIAGGQYARAVRDVTAILASVTGRGEYDQFNPRIGLLIDATPDVQFFGNISRSFEAPSLADLTSGGAFPFAPLDPQRATVFEVGTRGQAGILSWDIALYRAELENEFLDLAVPGARGLVTVTANADQTVHQGLEFGVDVRPFKETLEARGQALRLSAAYTLNDFSFDGDATYGNNSLAGVPRHVLIAEARFDKVDNFYLSTTLRYIPDGPWADYANTERAPGYETVQITAGVTLADGIELFGSVENLFDEVFIANVTTNANQRLTNEALYTPGQGRAVFGGLRAAF; encoded by the coding sequence ATGCAAACCATCGCTTTCCGGCGCGCTCTGCTGTGCGCCACCACCTGTGCTGCCGCCGCCACTCTCGTCCCTGCCACCGCCCATGCTCAGGGCATCGGCCAGCGTCAGGACGAGATCATCGTCACCGCCGCCCGTCAGGGCACACCCACCGCCCCCACCCCCGAAGCCGCCCGCGCCGAGCTGGAGCGCGTTCCCGGCGCCACCGGCCTGGTCGAGGATGAAGGCTTTGCCGACATCTTCGCCCAGTCGATCGGCGATGCGCTCGAACTCACCCCCGGCGTGTTCGCCGACACCAGCGCCCCGCGCGAAAGCCGCATTTCGGTGCGCGGATCGGGGCTCAACTCCAGCTTCGAACGCCGCGGCCTCACCGTGCTACGTGACGGGGTGCCGATCAGCCGCGCATCGGGCGCGACCGAGTTTCAGGAGGTCGACCCGCTGACTGTGCGTTATATGGAGGTGTTCAAGGGCGCCAACGGGCTGCGCTATGGCGCGGCATCGCTGGGCGGGGCGGTCAATATCGTCAGCCCCACCGGCCGCACCGCGCGCGCGCCGATCAGCCTTCGGGCCGAGGGCGGCAGCTTCGACACCTTCCGCGCCAATGCCGCGCTGTCGGGCACCAGCGGCGATGTTGACTATTGGGGCGGGATCACCGGCCTCACCAGCGACGGTTACCGCGAACACAGCGATGTGCGCAGCCTGTATGGCCATGCCAACCTCGGCTGGCGGGTGTCGGACACTATCGAGACGCGCTTCTACGTCACCGGCCTGTCCGACAATTTCGAACTGGCAGGCAGCCTTCGCCTTGCCGATGCGCTCGCCAACCCGCGCGCGGCGGGCCGACCTGTGACGGCGGGGCCAGTGGTGCTCGATCCCGGCCCGGTGGCGGACGACTGGGACCGCAATCTCGACGTGTATCGCGTCTCCAACCTCACCGTGATCGAACTTGGCAGCACCGATCTGGAGCTGGGCGCGTGGTATGCGCGGCGCAATCTCGACCATGCGATCACCCGCTTTGCCGGGATTATCGTGCAGGGCGAGGACGAGGTCGGCGTCTCGGCCCGCCTTGCCGGCACCCTGCCGATCCTTGCCGATCAGAGCCGCTGGCAGCTGGGCGCGATCTACGCTGCGGCCAGCAATGACGCCAAGACCTTCGCCAACAATGCAGGCGCGCGCGGCGCGCTGCGGACGCGGGCGGATCAGGATTCGCAGACGCTGAGCATCTACGGCCAGGCCGATCTCGGTCTGACCGAGCAGGTCACGCTGATCGCGGGCGGGCAATATGCGCGCGCGGTGCGCGATGTCACCGCGATCCTCGCGTCGGTGACGGGCCGGGGGGAGTATGACCAGTTCAACCCCCGCATCGGCCTGCTGATCGATGCGACCCCCGACGTGCAATTCTTCGGCAATATCAGCCGCAGCTTCGAAGCCCCCAGCCTTGCCGACCTCACCAGCGGCGGGGCCTTCCCCTTCGCCCCGCTCGATCCCCAGCGCGCGACCGTGTTCGAAGTGGGCACGCGCGGGCAGGCGGGCATCCTTTCGTGGGACATTGCGCTCTACCGGGCCGAGCTCGAAAACGAGTTCCTCGACCTCGCGGTGCCGGGCGCGCGCGGGCTGGTGACGGTGACGGCCAATGCCGACCAGACGGTGCATCAGGGGCTCGAATTCGGCGTCGATGTGCGGCCGTTCAAGGAAACGCTGGAAGCGAGGGGTCAGGCTCTGCGGCTGAGCGCGGCCTATACGCTCAACGACTTCAGCTTCGATGGCGATGCGACCTATGGCAACAACAGCCTCGCCGGTGTGCCGCGCCATGTGCTGATTGCCGAGGCGCGGTTCGACAAGGTGGACAACTTCTACCTCTCCACCACCCTGCGCTACATCCCCGACGGCCCGTGGGCGGACTATGCCAATACCGAGCGCGCACCGGGATACGAGACCGTCCAGATCACCGCCGGGGTAACGCTGGCGGACGGCATCGAACTGTTCGGATCGGTCGAAAACCTGTTCGACGAGGTGTTCATCGCCAACGTCACCACCAACGCCAACCAGCGCCTGACGAACGAGGCGCTCTACACCCCCGGGCAAGGGCGCGCCGTGTTCGGCGGCCTGCGCGCGGCGTTCTGA
- a CDS encoding PepSY-associated TM helix domain-containing protein encodes MSITNKTARWSFSKHHWLGLVGGISLLVWGLSGLTHIAMVLFGPQQAQFMPPPAAVALEGARPIAATLADKGITQAVAVKTVPAPGGGVVWQVTGDPLAERRYFRPADGAEIAGGDKAQAEFLARHYLGTDRAIASATLQTQFDADYPWVNRLLPVWKLEFAGDDGLTAYVHTETSSLAGVNNTTKTALQSVFRALHTWEWVPPGMEWLRVAVIGVMVASLLALALTGIAMLVTVRRKKRQPGARGWHRVAGYVLALPLIMFSVSGIWHLVQSALVPPQSNLAMGRPLQLAGGQWPVEADWPLIAKGRDIASVALVEGAAGQPLYRIGLAPPKGSMGGGEHDHGPAKPETAPAHGMAGHDHAAMMAAQAKTPSTDAEIREARFAGIKPDGPAIYLDAATGAPVPTGDKDLARAIAGRFTGAPDSAITGMELVTRFGPDYDFRNKRLPVWRVDYGAPVKASLFVDTGAGVLVDKVADWEKPERLAFSFIHKWNFLFPIGRLGLNVVVGLFVIALIGFSAVLGLKMDLARRRRMRKAGR; translated from the coding sequence ATGAGCATCACAAACAAGACCGCCCGCTGGTCGTTCTCCAAGCACCATTGGCTGGGGCTGGTCGGCGGGATAAGCCTGCTGGTGTGGGGCCTGTCGGGCCTCACCCATATCGCGATGGTGCTGTTCGGCCCGCAGCAGGCGCAGTTCATGCCGCCGCCTGCTGCGGTGGCACTGGAAGGCGCACGGCCCATCGCCGCAACCTTGGCCGACAAGGGCATCACACAGGCGGTGGCGGTGAAAACCGTCCCCGCCCCCGGCGGCGGGGTGGTGTGGCAGGTGACGGGCGATCCGCTGGCGGAGCGGCGCTATTTCCGCCCCGCCGATGGCGCGGAGATCGCAGGCGGGGACAAGGCGCAGGCCGAATTCCTCGCCCGCCATTACCTCGGCACTGACAGGGCGATCGCCTCGGCCACCCTGCAAACGCAGTTCGATGCCGATTACCCCTGGGTCAACCGCCTGCTTCCCGTCTGGAAGCTGGAGTTTGCCGGGGACGATGGCCTCACCGCCTATGTCCACACCGAAACCTCCAGCCTTGCGGGCGTGAACAACACCACCAAGACCGCGCTGCAATCGGTGTTCCGTGCGCTGCACACCTGGGAGTGGGTGCCGCCGGGGATGGAGTGGCTGCGGGTGGCAGTGATCGGGGTGATGGTCGCAAGCCTACTCGCGCTGGCGCTGACCGGGATCGCGATGCTGGTGACGGTGCGCCGCAAGAAGCGCCAGCCGGGCGCGCGGGGGTGGCACCGGGTCGCGGGCTATGTGCTGGCGCTGCCGCTGATCATGTTCTCGGTGTCCGGCATCTGGCACCTTGTCCAGTCGGCGCTGGTGCCGCCGCAGAGCAATCTGGCGATGGGCCGCCCCTTGCAGCTGGCGGGCGGGCAATGGCCGGTCGAGGCCGATTGGCCGCTGATCGCCAAGGGGCGCGACATCGCCTCGGTCGCGCTGGTCGAGGGCGCGGCGGGCCAGCCGCTCTATCGCATCGGCCTCGCCCCGCCCAAGGGCAGCATGGGCGGGGGCGAGCATGATCATGGCCCGGCCAAACCGGAGACCGCTCCGGCGCACGGCATGGCAGGGCACGACCATGCGGCGATGATGGCGGCGCAGGCGAAGACCCCTTCGACCGATGCCGAAATCCGCGAGGCGCGCTTTGCCGGGATCAAGCCCGATGGCCCGGCGATCTATCTCGATGCCGCCACCGGCGCGCCTGTGCCGACCGGCGACAAGGACTTGGCCCGCGCCATCGCGGGGCGCTTCACCGGCGCTCCTGACAGCGCGATCACGGGGATGGAACTGGTGACCCGGTTTGGCCCGGATTACGACTTCCGCAACAAGCGCCTGCCGGTGTGGCGGGTCGATTACGGTGCGCCGGTCAAGGCCAGCCTGTTCGTCGATACCGGCGCAGGCGTGCTGGTCGACAAGGTCGCGGACTGGGAAAAGCCCGAACGCCTCGCCTTCAGCTTCATCCACAAGTGGAACTTCCTGTTCCCGATCGGACGGCTGGGGCTGAATGTGGTGGTCGGCCTGTTCGTGATCGCGCTGATCGGCTTTTCCGCCGTGCTAGGCCTGAAGATGGACCTTGCCCGCCGCCGCCGGATGCGCAAGGCTGGCCGGTAA
- a CDS encoding acyl-CoA thioesterase — protein MTIASLLEPVTGQPGPARLAHAADWMQGRTLYGGASALVAYTMATRAFSDLPPLRAGQIAFVAPVGEEIDLRAEILRRGRNVTQVRSEILCEGQVALSAVWLFAEGREANAVLPAARPEDWPAAPEAQDIVTHEFAPSFVARNFELRRAPSAGGSRPGTIRRWARLTEAHDLDPVATLVLMGDVMPPGAMKAMQRRGPISSVNWSFNVLDTQSRSPGGWYLAENASQHADAGYSSERLRLWDADGKQVLDGQQCVAVFG, from the coding sequence ATGACTATCGCCAGCCTGCTCGAACCCGTCACCGGCCAGCCCGGCCCGGCCCGCCTCGCCCATGCCGCCGACTGGATGCAGGGGCGCACGCTCTATGGCGGGGCTTCGGCGCTGGTGGCCTATACGATGGCGACCCGCGCCTTCTCTGACCTGCCGCCCTTGCGCGCCGGCCAGATCGCCTTTGTCGCGCCGGTGGGCGAGGAGATCGACCTCAGGGCCGAAATCCTGCGGCGCGGGCGCAATGTCACGCAGGTGCGCAGCGAAATCCTGTGCGAGGGGCAGGTTGCGCTCTCGGCGGTGTGGCTGTTTGCCGAAGGGCGCGAGGCCAATGCCGTCCTCCCTGCCGCGCGGCCCGAGGACTGGCCCGCAGCGCCCGAAGCGCAGGACATCGTCACCCATGAATTTGCCCCCAGCTTCGTCGCGCGCAATTTCGAGCTGCGCCGTGCGCCGTCCGCGGGGGGCAGCAGGCCCGGCACGATCCGGCGCTGGGCGCGGCTGACCGAGGCGCATGATCTCGACCCGGTCGCCACGCTGGTGCTGATGGGCGACGTCATGCCGCCGGGCGCGATGAAGGCGATGCAGCGGCGCGGGCCGATCAGTTCGGTCAACTGGTCGTTCAACGTGCTCGACACGCAGAGCCGCTCGCCGGGAGGCTGGTATCTGGCCGAGAACGCCAGCCAGCACGCCGATGCCGGCTATTCCTCCGAGCGGCTGCGGCTGTGGGACGCGGACGGCAAGCAGGTGCTCGACGGGCAGCAATGCGTGGCGGTGTTCGGGTAA
- a CDS encoding glycosyltransferase family 2 protein: MVIPVYNEEAGLDALVERVTAAAQAIFGNRYELILVNDGSKDSSWAGICAHAERDPRIVAINLSRNHGHQLALTAGLNHVRGELIFVLDADLQDPPELLGPMLEQVRAGYDVVYGQRIKRHGETAFKRGTASLFYRMLASLVDTHIPRDTGDFRLMTRRVVDQLNAMPERYRFIRGLVSYIGFNQTAFPYERDPRFAGETNYPLRKMMALAVDAITSFSVAPLRFASHLGMLFGLAGLTSLVGIVWVWMRGGTVEGWASLAALILIMGSVQLLVLGVFGEYLGRMYMEAKQRPLAIVAEIRRHPVAANAEPEIAVPDIAVVAATDPEPREDIRVAG, translated from the coding sequence GTGGTGATCCCGGTCTACAACGAAGAGGCCGGGCTCGACGCTCTGGTCGAGCGGGTGACGGCGGCTGCGCAGGCGATTTTTGGCAATCGCTATGAGCTGATCCTCGTCAACGATGGCTCGAAGGACAGCAGCTGGGCCGGGATCTGTGCCCATGCCGAGCGTGATCCGCGGATCGTCGCGATCAACCTGTCGCGCAATCATGGCCACCAGCTGGCACTGACCGCTGGGCTCAACCATGTCCGGGGCGAGCTGATCTTCGTGCTCGATGCCGATTTGCAAGACCCGCCCGAATTGCTCGGCCCGATGCTGGAGCAGGTGCGCGCGGGCTATGACGTGGTCTATGGCCAGCGCATCAAGCGCCACGGCGAGACCGCCTTCAAGCGCGGCACCGCCTCGCTGTTCTACCGGATGCTGGCGAGCCTGGTCGACACCCACATCCCGCGCGACACCGGCGATTTCCGCCTGATGACGCGGCGCGTGGTCGACCAGCTCAACGCCATGCCCGAGCGCTATCGCTTCATCCGCGGGCTGGTCAGCTATATCGGTTTCAACCAGACCGCCTTCCCCTATGAACGCGATCCGCGCTTTGCGGGCGAGACCAATTATCCGCTGCGCAAGATGATGGCGCTGGCGGTGGATGCGATCACCAGCTTCTCGGTCGCGCCGCTGCGGTTTGCCTCGCATCTGGGGATGCTGTTCGGGCTGGCGGGTCTGACCTCGCTGGTCGGGATCGTGTGGGTGTGGATGCGCGGCGGCACGGTTGAGGGGTGGGCGAGCCTGGCTGCGCTGATCCTCATCATGGGCAGCGTGCAATTGCTGGTGCTGGGGGTGTTCGGCGAATATCTCGGCCGGATGTACATGGAAGCCAAGCAGCGCCCGCTGGCGATCGTCGCCGAGATCCGCCGCCACCCGGTCGCCGCCAATGCCGAGCCCGAGATTGCGGTGCCCGATATTGCGGTCGTCGCTGCAACCGACCCCGAACCGCGTGAGGACATCCGTGTCGCAGGCTGA
- a CDS encoding class I SAM-dependent methyltransferase has translation MSQAEFDAYVDEYEAQHAASVRLSGEDPDFFAEYKAKEAARVMAAAGLAPQRIMDFGAGRGNCIAHLQRAFPAAALTALDVSARSLTHCAARAIRPIETVCYDGQTLPFGDAQFDLIFTACVFHHIPEADHIRLLREIRRALSPQGRFVLFEHNPWNPATRHAVATCPFDANAVLISAPEMRRRFRAAGFEDVALRWTLFFPGFLAALRPLERAMGWLPAGAQYMLVAR, from the coding sequence GTGTCGCAGGCTGAATTCGACGCCTATGTCGATGAATACGAAGCCCAGCACGCCGCCTCTGTCCGGCTGAGCGGGGAAGACCCCGATTTCTTTGCCGAATACAAGGCGAAGGAAGCCGCTCGCGTGATGGCGGCGGCGGGCCTTGCGCCGCAGCGGATCATGGATTTCGGCGCGGGGCGGGGCAATTGCATCGCGCATCTGCAACGCGCGTTCCCGGCTGCGGCGCTCACCGCGCTCGACGTGTCGGCCCGCTCGCTGACCCATTGCGCGGCGCGTGCGATCCGCCCGATCGAGACGGTGTGCTATGACGGGCAGACGCTGCCGTTTGGCGATGCACAGTTCGATCTGATCTTCACCGCCTGCGTGTTCCACCACATCCCCGAGGCCGATCATATCCGCCTGCTGCGCGAGATCCGCCGCGCCTTGAGCCCGCAGGGACGCTTTGTCCTGTTCGAGCACAACCCCTGGAACCCGGCAACGCGCCATGCGGTGGCAACCTGTCCGTTCGATGCCAATGCGGTGCTGATCAGCGCGCCCGAAATGCGCCGCCGGTTCCGCGCAGCCGGGTTCGAGGATGTGGCTCTGCGCTGGACGCTGTTCTTCCCCGGCTTCCTCGCGGCGCTGCGACCGCTCGAGCGCGCGATGGGCTGGCTGCCGGCGGGCGCGCAATACATGCTTGTCGCCCGCTGA
- a CDS encoding GtrA family protein, producing the protein MLARLFRFLLTGLANSAVGWAVIFGGLWAGMSGLAANAAGYAVGLVLSFTLNRRYVFGVTGVVSVREVARFMTAFAIAYGANVAVLLTAEAIIGADHPLAQLPALATYVLLFFVLSQRYVFRPTLSE; encoded by the coding sequence ATGCTGGCGCGGCTGTTCCGTTTCCTGCTGACCGGGCTTGCCAATTCCGCGGTCGGCTGGGCGGTGATCTTTGGCGGGCTGTGGGCAGGCATGAGCGGGCTGGCGGCCAACGCGGCGGGCTATGCCGTGGGGCTGGTCTTGTCCTTCACCCTCAACCGCCGCTATGTGTTCGGGGTGACGGGGGTGGTGTCGGTGCGCGAAGTGGCGCGGTTCATGACAGCCTTCGCCATCGCCTACGGGGCCAATGTCGCTGTGCTGCTGACCGCCGAAGCGATAATCGGTGCCGATCATCCGTTGGCGCAGTTGCCTGCGCTTGCCACCTATGTGCTGCTCTTTTTCGTCCTCTCCCAACGCTACGTCTTCAGGCCGACACTCTCCGAATGA